One Brassica oleracea var. oleracea cultivar TO1000 chromosome C7, BOL, whole genome shotgun sequence genomic window carries:
- the LOC106303612 gene encoding uncharacterized protein LOC106303612 isoform X1: MACLTLSRPICETCGNQGWKGLFVTCSKCRIACEHRYCMDKVSFEASVDFVCADCSKRTVQNRLSTASIKAAPPRIQKGKARVESSNPVPRWKKIPESSKMRLISPEEVRKLSFSGGNNSTFKVPKPVPARSPTGLTKLASFPRSRSLSSTVVARKTNHMLLPPPKRAESPRPLQIRSGVMQQSSKRQAVVEGSKLKVGGGAKDLGSKEICRSILSEKLLQLLPHRPALPPIWKGRILDSATPSEFNGVFWAQPASVIRKKAYNLSKTIPVVLKVELVPIGSLLNDLFANRKPALSDVEMYIFPDDKNTIRFKEEHAYLFETMKRRNAMIRINVKDTPLLIFSSKVLDKSSQIIIEMQKKTKNFLWGIFLVTKKSLALVPGTSNQAAQRFDAGDVVDNTAKRPYRRERV; the protein is encoded by the exons ATGGCTTGCTTAACTCTCTCG AGACCAATTTGTGAAACATGTGGAAACCAAGGATGGAAAGGACTATTTGTAACTTGCTCTAAATGCCGTATAGCCTGTGAACACCG TTACTGCATGGATAAAGTTTCATTTGAGGCCTCAGTAGATTTTGTATGCGCTGATTGTTCGAAGAGGACCGTTCAAAACAGATTATCTACAGCCTCCATCAAAGCAGCACCCCCTAGGATTCAAAAGGGCAAAGCGAGGGTTGAATCTTCAAATCCAGTCCCCAGATGGAAAAAGATTCCTGAATCATCGAAAATGAGGTTAATCTCACCGGAGGAAGTCAGAAAACTTTCATTCAGTGGGGGCAACAACTCAACTTTCAAAGTGCCAAAACCTGTTCCAGCTCGTTCTCCAACGGGTTTAACAAAGCTTGCTTCCTTTCCAAGATCTAGGAGTCTGAGTTCCACAGTTGTGGCTCGCAAAACCAATCACATGCTCCTTCCTCCACCTAAAAGGGCTGAGTCTCCTAGGCCTTTGCAGATTCGTTCAGGAGTCATGCAACAATCTTCTAAACGACAAGCAGTAGTAGAAG GGTCAAAACTAAAAGTTGGTGGTGGAGCTAAAGATCTTGGTTCAAAAGAGATATGCCGATCAATCCTATCAGAAAAGCTGTTGCAATTGCTTCCACATCGACCAGCTTTGCCCCCTATTTGGAA GGGACGCATTTTAGATTCTGCTACACCATCAGAGTTTAATGGCGTGTTTTGGGCACAGCCGGCTTCTGTAATCCGCAAGAAGGCTTACAACCTTTCAAAGACGATTCCTGTCGTACTCAAGGTCGAATTGGTCCCTATAGGCAGTCTTTTGAATGATTTGTTTGCCAACAGAAAGCCAGCGCTTTCAGATGTCGAGATGTACATTTTCCCAGATGATAAGAACACAATAAG GTTTAAGGAGGAACATGCTTATCTATTTGAGACCATGAAGAGACGCAATGCTATGATCAGAATCAACGTCAAGGACACGCCGTTACTGATATTCTCTTCAAAAGTGCTGGACAAGTCCTCTCAAA TTATCATCGAGATGCAGAAGAAAACAAAAAACTTCCTTTGGGGGATTTTTCTCGTGACGAAAAAGTCATTAGCACTCGTTCCTGGAACTTCTAATCAAGCTGCTCAACGTTTTGATGCTGGAGATGTGGTTGACAATACCGCTAAA CGCCCATACAGGAGGGAGAGAGTTTGA
- the LOC106303612 gene encoding uncharacterized protein LOC106303612 isoform X2, giving the protein MRPICETCGNQGWKGLFVTCSKCRIACEHRYCMDKVSFEASVDFVCADCSKRTVQNRLSTASIKAAPPRIQKGKARVESSNPVPRWKKIPESSKMRLISPEEVRKLSFSGGNNSTFKVPKPVPARSPTGLTKLASFPRSRSLSSTVVARKTNHMLLPPPKRAESPRPLQIRSGVMQQSSKRQAVVEGSKLKVGGGAKDLGSKEICRSILSEKLLQLLPHRPALPPIWKGRILDSATPSEFNGVFWAQPASVIRKKAYNLSKTIPVVLKVELVPIGSLLNDLFANRKPALSDVEMYIFPDDKNTIRFKEEHAYLFETMKRRNAMIRINVKDTPLLIFSSKVLDKSSQIIIEMQKKTKNFLWGIFLVTKKSLALVPGTSNQAAQRFDAGDVVDNTAKRPYRRERV; this is encoded by the exons AGACCAATTTGTGAAACATGTGGAAACCAAGGATGGAAAGGACTATTTGTAACTTGCTCTAAATGCCGTATAGCCTGTGAACACCG TTACTGCATGGATAAAGTTTCATTTGAGGCCTCAGTAGATTTTGTATGCGCTGATTGTTCGAAGAGGACCGTTCAAAACAGATTATCTACAGCCTCCATCAAAGCAGCACCCCCTAGGATTCAAAAGGGCAAAGCGAGGGTTGAATCTTCAAATCCAGTCCCCAGATGGAAAAAGATTCCTGAATCATCGAAAATGAGGTTAATCTCACCGGAGGAAGTCAGAAAACTTTCATTCAGTGGGGGCAACAACTCAACTTTCAAAGTGCCAAAACCTGTTCCAGCTCGTTCTCCAACGGGTTTAACAAAGCTTGCTTCCTTTCCAAGATCTAGGAGTCTGAGTTCCACAGTTGTGGCTCGCAAAACCAATCACATGCTCCTTCCTCCACCTAAAAGGGCTGAGTCTCCTAGGCCTTTGCAGATTCGTTCAGGAGTCATGCAACAATCTTCTAAACGACAAGCAGTAGTAGAAG GGTCAAAACTAAAAGTTGGTGGTGGAGCTAAAGATCTTGGTTCAAAAGAGATATGCCGATCAATCCTATCAGAAAAGCTGTTGCAATTGCTTCCACATCGACCAGCTTTGCCCCCTATTTGGAA GGGACGCATTTTAGATTCTGCTACACCATCAGAGTTTAATGGCGTGTTTTGGGCACAGCCGGCTTCTGTAATCCGCAAGAAGGCTTACAACCTTTCAAAGACGATTCCTGTCGTACTCAAGGTCGAATTGGTCCCTATAGGCAGTCTTTTGAATGATTTGTTTGCCAACAGAAAGCCAGCGCTTTCAGATGTCGAGATGTACATTTTCCCAGATGATAAGAACACAATAAG GTTTAAGGAGGAACATGCTTATCTATTTGAGACCATGAAGAGACGCAATGCTATGATCAGAATCAACGTCAAGGACACGCCGTTACTGATATTCTCTTCAAAAGTGCTGGACAAGTCCTCTCAAA TTATCATCGAGATGCAGAAGAAAACAAAAAACTTCCTTTGGGGGATTTTTCTCGTGACGAAAAAGTCATTAGCACTCGTTCCTGGAACTTCTAATCAAGCTGCTCAACGTTTTGATGCTGGAGATGTGGTTGACAATACCGCTAAA CGCCCATACAGGAGGGAGAGAGTTTGA